One Humulus lupulus unplaced genomic scaffold, drHumLupu1.1 SCAFFOLD_130, whole genome shotgun sequence genomic window, AACCACGTGATTtcacaaacaaaaacaaaaaaaaacaaatatagaCCTATTTTTACTTTCATGTATGCAAAGAGTGAAAAACAAAAATGGTAGTAGAATCAAAGCAATAACATAGGGCATGTTCGGTAACTATTAaaaaagttattttttattttttttaataaaagtctGAAAAAACAGAATGTGTTTTCATAAATTGTTCGGTAATTTATTTTTACCGAACCTATTTTCTTActgttttttcaaatttttattaaaaaaaataaaaaacaatttttttaatagttaCCGAACATACACAtaaagttttatatattttaatttaaaataaaatgtatGAAATTCTATAAAAAAAAGTAATTGGTAGTGTTGTACATGTTTTCCACATTGGACACCTAGCACAAAATCCTTACATTACTTAACCTTCCACGATACTCGAGTACAGTTCTTGTCATTGTGGTTGCTATGAGAGGAGTACGACACTAACAATCATTATCTCTCGAGGAGCTAGTCGAGAGGTGATATGCCAAAGCCCCTCAAGTCATGATCAACTCATCAACCAAAGAGGCGCTCTGAAATCATGGACATCTGTTTGACACCCATTGGCTATAGGAGTCGTGCTGTTAATTTCGTACAAGCGACAAAAATTATGTCCTACGATGCCACGTGACATAGGGGACCATGCAAACCACCCTAACAGTGTGAGGGCACTTTTCCAATAAAGAAGTGGGCTTGACATCCTCGTATCAGGCCCGCCCGATATCAAATGGGACCCGCCATCCTATTTAATATAGAATATCTTCATTTATGTGATAACTGATTCCATTATAAAAAAAAGTAATTGTAATAAGTTTCAATTAATGAGTTTAACTCCTCATTCGCCTATAAATAGAGCTAGGACATTACTTGTAAAAGAATTCGAGTTTTTTCCAAGAAAACTTGAGTTTTGTAAATTCTTAATTtataatacaagtgactcgtggactagtaTTTAATTTTCGTTTTCTTCAAGCATTCTTATAATATTATTAGTGACCAAAAAAAGCTAGTCAACAAGTAGCATAAAtaccaatttttattttattttattatagttATCGACTCATTTTTTTTGTTAAGAAAAAtattcaatattaacaaaatagtGATTTGGTTACTactttttctatatattttttaattgattaCTTTATGAACACGTGTGAGTTGCTTCTTAGTATgagtttcttattaattctaataaTAAATTGATACGTGttcaattaaattattaatataaaaataataataaaaataattacgaAATCAATGTTCtaataacattgatatttttcACCTAAAGAAAATTAATAGAATATAATACAGGGTAGGTAACCTTTGATATTCTCtgtttttgtaaaatattattttgatactttctgttttcaataatgttcatatagtacactgtattttaaaatcgtacatatttgataccctaaactcaaatttaattaataaaattttatcaatttaatcaaactgctgtcaattatttaaattacttaattacatataactgatgatagTTTGATCGTATTGACAATATTTTATCTATCAATTCTGAGTCTAagatatcaaatatgtataattttaaaatataaagtaccgtataaaaattattgaaaaaagaaagtaccaaaataatactttgtaaaaacatAAGATAATGTGTAAATTccctataatataatataacataatTATGCCACAATATTTATTGTTCTATATTCTCCCATTACTCTATTTATTTTCAACTGTAGCTCCACTTAccttaaaacaaaaacaaaaaaagtgaCGTCATGTACGGACAAGACGACGTCACTACAAAAATGGAACGACGATGACGATGACGatgatgatggtgatggtgatggagATATAATAATGGGGAGCAGACCCATTCTATTACATTCTCTACGGATTCCTCTCCCAACCACGATCGCTCGATCCCAACGTCTTTACAGTCCCAGTATTCGCTGCCACGCTCAATTTCACGGAATGGGTTTGGATTTCCTCGCCAAGAAGCCGTACTCACCTCCTTCATGGGCCACTCATCTCAACCCCATACCTTCTCACTCCTTCTCTCTCGGCCATGTAAGTCGATattttatttttaccaaatgggTTTTCTATTCTAGTCTCTTTTCTCATTGCTACTTGATTCTCTTGTCAGCTTCCTACTCCGATTCACAAATGGAATCTTCCTAATCTGCCTAACAACACTGAAGTTTGGTTAAAGGTATTTTCTTTTCTTCGTTTTCTTTTGTGGGTGCATTTTGATATTCTTCAATGTTGGTTTCTCtgaaaatcttatctttttgtGTTAAATCTTATCTGGTATTGTAGTGAGTTCAGTGGTGTTTGAAATTGAGTTATTTTGATACCCATTTGTATTGCTTTTAGCTATTATAATTGTGGAAAAGACCTCAAGGATTGCATAGTAGAACTAATCAGATTAAagtacaatttttttatatttttaaatgatctTTCTTTACTTATGTTTAGGATGGATTGAAATAATCTGgggatttttatattttaatttaatttgaggGACTCTCTTCTCCTGCCTTTATTGGCTTCCTTTTTGGGCCAAAGATTCTTTTTCTAGTGTAAAGTATGTGATTCAATTCATGGAGAGGGTATCTTGTGCTATGAATTGGATACTTTTATTCAAGCATTGTTGTAGGTGCTTCTTTGATTTCTTCTTCACTTTATTAGTTTATACTGACAGAAATATTTGCCGATATCTAGCGTGATGATCTTTCTGGGATGCAATTGAGTGGTAACAAAGTCAGGAAGTTGGAATTCTTGCTGGCAGATGCTGTAGAACAAGGTGCTGATTGCATAGTAACAATTGGAGGAATCCAAAGCAACCACTGCCGCGCAACAGCTGTGGCTGCGAGATATCTGAATCTCGACTGTTATCTTATACTACGCACCTCTAAGGTCGATAATTTCGTTTTAGAGTTCTTTGTGCTCTTTTGtttattggtttttcatttttgttttgttttgttttttgatTTACTTAGGTATTTGTGGACCAAGATCCAGGATTGACCGGCAATCTCTTGGTGGAGCGGCTAGTTGGAGCTCAAATTGAACTAATTTCAAAAACAGAATATGCAAAAATTGGGAGTGTGGTTCGTTATTTTTGTCTTGAAAATAATGTTAAGCTTATTATTAGCCATGCTTTACTATTTGAAAAACTCTTTTCCTCTTAACTTGTTTCATTGCATCATTatcttttttattctttaatcAGTAAAACAGCAACCACAAAgtgataaataaaaaaagaatagTTAGGCATGTGAGTTTGCTCCAGAATTATGTATATTTTAATGCATGAGATATATATTTTGATATTGGTATGTAATTAACATAACCATATAATTTGATTCATGTATAAATTTGATTTCTCAGGCTCTTACCAACCACCTCAAACAAAAGCTGATAAGTGAAGGGAGGAGGCCATATGTCATTCCTGTTGGTGGATCAAACTCCTTAGGAACTTGGTTAGATTGGGTTACTGTCCTTTACTTATCATCATATTTGATTGCATTAATTGAATGCAATGATTTTCACAGGGATATTAGATTTCAGTAGGTTGAAATGATAACCTTCTTTTGAATCTTCATTTTTCTAATTAAGTTTTCTCTGccaaaaataaaagataaaaaatttGTTTTAAGCCGTATTTTGTAGCCACAAATGTCACTCTAGTAACGTTTGTTTTAGTAACCTCTTGATTTTCCTTAGAAATTTGATAGAATATTCACATTGGTTTCAGTTTTTGTTCAATATTATCTGCTTTACTTTTTTTTACTGTTTCTCACAGGCTATAGTTTTGGGGTCTCTGGTGATTATATTCTCATATGGGTCAATGTCCTTGTTTGCCTGCATAGTTGGATGTGTGTATCCGTTCGTCTTGCATTAGTTCTCTTAAACTACCATGCATGTAATTCTTTCAAGTTACCTTCTGCATTCAATTTTCCTAACTGTACTTTTTAAAGTATCATAGAAGATAAGATGCATCTCTTGTCATTCCGAAATTCAATTATCTGACTTTACTCTATTCAGGGGCTATATCGAAGCAGTTCGAGAGCTTGAGCAGCAACTCAAAACTGGGAACGCTGATGTAAATTTCGACGACATTGTTGTAGCTTGTGGCAGGTATTATTCTTACCATCTGTTACTATGGGCACTTCAACTCCAATTTTCATGTTACATGTATGAGCAGTGACATCTACAACAATTGGACTCCTCTTACTTGGTTCAATTCCGTTAATAAACGATTTCATTTccataaaaagaagaaaaaaaggaaaaTCTTAGTCCTAGATATTCGTTGTGATCAGAGTACGAGGGCTGAATTCTAACTGCATTTTCTGTCTATCAGTGGCGGTACAATTGCTGGTCTCTCATTGGGATCATGCTTGAGCTCGCTCAAGGCAAAAGTATGCACCTTTTCTGTAGATTTACTTTCATTATGTAGCGACTCGTCTAGTGTAATCTAACTAGAATCCAATATGTATTTCaggttcatgcattctctgtttGTGATGACCCCGATTACTTCCATGACTTTGTTCAAGGCCTACTCGATGGCCTTGAAGCTGGTGTCGACTCACGTAATATTGTTAACATACAAAATGTGAGTCTATTGGACTAGCTTAGAACTAAAGTTTTATTGATATTGTTAAGAGTCTTGCTTTTTGTGTCACCTGCTTTCCTTTGGAAGTTGAGATAACCAAATATGACCAAGTACTCTCACTTTATTGTCATTCgactatggcttttttttttttgatacaTTGGGTATTATAACCCCTCCTCCTCTCACACACACTCACACACCCAACTACTTGAGCTAGCCACATCAAGTGTGCAATCAGATTAAAGCTGTTGCAATTATATTTGTCGGTCGCTTTCCTTTGCGCGAATGATTATGTTTGCAAAATTACTCTATCAATGAGCTTGTAGAATAGATAAGAGTGTATCGAGTTTTCGCCTTACACTTAATGCATCAATCTTGAACAGACACACAAGTTCAATGATTCACTCTTGAATTGTTTGGATCTTATTCCGACAGGCCAAAGGTATAGGATACGCAATTAGTACTCCAGAGGAGCTTAAATTTGTTACAGACATTGCTGCAGCCACCGGTGTTGTTCTCGACCCTGTTTATAGGTTTGTATGAATCCTTCTTTCTTTACATTTTTCCTTTCTGCGATTAGAAGATAAATGAAACATTATATTCTTTCTTACTTTTCAGTGGGAAAGCTGCTTATGGATTGTTGAAAGACATGAGCGAGCATCCGAAGAAGTGGGAAGGGAGAAAGGTCCTCTTCATACACACCGGCGGGTTGCTGGGGTTGTATGAAAAGGCTGAGCAGATGGATTCGCTCGTAGGAAATTGGCGTCGAATGGACGTGCCTGAATCTGTTCTGCGGGAGGATGGTATTGGAAAAATGTTCTGAGAAATAGCAAAACAAATACTTCAAAATGGTTGCACCATGTTTTACTAATAGACCTCAATATGTATAATGATAGAGATGTCTTTAAGGTCCACACTAAAGATACATTCTAAATAAGTACGTTCTATGCTttaaattgttattattattattattgcaatGATAGTCATAGAATGTTGGAAGATAATTTTCCAAGCAAATGGCAAAATGGAAGCTATTGAGATGATcttatacaaaaatatttataGACAACATCTTTAGTAATATGCTCAATTCAAAATTAGAGAACATAAGAATTCTCTTGATAAGGAAGATAAGTTTTAATCATTGAATAATGGGGCCTAGTATGAAATATTACTCACTTTGGAATTCTATAGGGATTCTTAGTTGAGGTGAAAAGTATTTGGTTGAGGTGAAAAGTCATCTCAAACAATTTgcagatttatttttttatttgaaagagAACAATCTGCAGATTATGGCATAAAACGGATTTCGCAAGAACAAAATACACTTGTTGATGTTCTTGCAAAGTTTGCTACACATAAAAACAGTGTGATCCTACTTTGTTTagtaaatttgaatttgaatagtttaaaacatttttcacaaactatatttatatatatatatatatatatataaaagaaatgcACTCAAACATTACACGTAGTAATGTGACATTCACTGCTTTTTAAAACGTAAGTCTAAATTTTGATAAATGTAACTGGTTAGACTAAACTGCAACGTATAATGTTTCGATGTATATTttaagtgcacatatcattatctatatataaaaaaaattagatcggAACCTGAGACGACTGATGAATAATGCACTTATTGGTCCGACAAGTGGTACATATGCATGCGAAATACATTCATTTCCCAATGtaccatgcatgcatgcaaacCAAGTGGCACATATGCATGCATGCAAAATACAATCATTCAAAATGATACATATTTTACAAtatatatttgaaatttaaagaaaTATACAGAGCATTGGGAGCTAATTAGCAACTCTTAACAAATTACAATACCAATCTAGGAAAACCATATAACTAAAACTTGttgaacaaaacaaagaaaaagaaaaagaaatcctATATTCTAGGATGATATTTTGATTGGTCCAACAGAAAATGCAAGAAGGATAAAGATGTAGAAAGTAAAAGATCAAGACTACATACATTTCTTATTTTTCATATTAAATCATAGATTGTTacatcactatatatatatacaagggaTTATCTATTTAATCCCCCAAATACAATCAATATTATGTTCACACATTACAcctaatataataataaatataaaatcatcTATTAATGGCAAAATATTTGTGTCAATCTCAAAAGAAGCTATAAAAATGGTGTCTTTACCGTTCCAATTTTCACTGCCACACTCTCAATTTCAGAAAATGGGTTTGGATTTCTTGACTAAGAAGCCATACTCCCCACCTTCATGGGCCTCTCATCTCAATCCCATACCTTCTCACACCTTCTCTCTGGGCAATGTAAGTAGATTTCTTTACCAAAAGGATTTTCATCTTTCTAGTCTTTAATCTTTCTCATTACTACTTGCTTGTTTCTTTTACCACAGCTTACTACTCCCATTCACAAATGGAATCTTCCTAATTTGCCTAACAACACTGAAGTTTGGTTGAaggtattttttaattttaatttgttttcttcttgttcCCTTTTGTGGGTGCATTTTGATAGTCTTTTTATCCTATTCTAATATGATGTTATGCTCTGGTTCATCATTGTTAGGTTTTGTCTGAAATTGTTACCATTATTTTGTGTTAAATCTCCCATGGTATAGTTGTGAGTTGATGACCATGTCAAGAATTGAATTGCAGAGCTAATTAGcaaaaaaagtttattttttttactaatgaTCTTTCTTTTTAGGATGGATTAAAATAATCTggggattttttattttttgatttattttgagGGAGACTTCTTCTCCTGCCTTTATTGGTTTCCTTTTTTTGACAAAGATTCTTTTTCTGGTGCAAAGTATGTGATTCAATTTATGAAGAGGGTATCTTCTGCTATGAATTTGATACTTTAATTCATGCATTGTTTTAGATGATTCTTCAGTTTTTTAGTATACACTGACAGAAAATATTTGCTGATATATATAGCGTGATGATCTTTCTGGGGTGCAATTGAGTGGTAACAAAGTCAGAAAGTTGGAGTTTTTGCTGGCAGAAGCTGTAGAACAAGGTGCTGATTGTATCATAATAATTGGAGGCATTCAAAGCAACCACTGCCGCGCAACTGCTGTGGCTGCGAGATATCTGAATCTCGACTCTTATCTCATACTACGCACCTCTAAGGTCGATGATTTCGCTTTAGAATTCCTTGTTTCTTTTGTTCTGTTTGCATTTTTATTTCTCTTCAAAGTTGTTGAGCTTTTGTTTTGTTTCGATTTTACTCAGGTTTCGGACCAAGATCCAGGATTGACAGGCAATCTTCTGGTGGAGCGGTTGGTTGGAGCTCATGTTGAACTCATTTCAGAAACAGAATATGCAAAAATTGGGAGTGTGGTTGGTTATTTTTGTGTTAAGCTTATCATTAGCCATGCTTTGCTTTTTGAAACACTCTTTTCCTTCATTGCATCATAAAATGAGATAAATATCTTGATGTTGGTGAGTAATTAACATAACTGTATAGTTTGATTTCATATATAAATTTTTGCTCAGGCTCTTACCAACCAACTCAAAGAAAAGTTGATAAGTGAAGGGAGAAAGCCATATGTTATTCCTGTTGGTGGATCAAACTCCTTAGGAACCTGGTTAGATTGCTTTACTGTCATTTAAATAAAGATTATCTCACAAGTTATCTATGGAAGATAGTTATAACTCTTGTCATTCCAAATTCCAATTATCTGACTTTAC contains:
- the LOC133810213 gene encoding putative D-cysteine desulfhydrase 1, mitochondrial, yielding MGSRPILLHSLRIPLPTTIARSQRLYSPSIRCHAQFHGMGLDFLAKKPYSPPSWATHLNPIPSHSFSLGHLPTPIHKWNLPNLPNNTEVWLKRDDLSGMQLSGNKVRKLEFLLADAVEQGADCIVTIGGIQSNHCRATAVAARYLNLDCYLILRTSKVFVDQDPGLTGNLLVERLVGAQIELISKTEYAKIGSVALTNHLKQKLISEGRRPYVIPVGGSNSLGTWGYIEAVRELEQQLKTGNADVNFDDIVVACGSGGTIAGLSLGSCLSSLKAKVHAFSVCDDPDYFHDFVQGLLDGLEAGVDSRNIVNIQNAKGIGYAISTPEELKFVTDIAAATGVVLDPVYSGKAAYGLLKDMSEHPKKWEGRKVLFIHTGGLLGLYEKAEQMDSLVGNWRRMDVPESVLREDGIGKMF
- the LOC133810216 gene encoding bifunctional D-cysteine desulfhydrase/1-aminocyclopropane-1-carboxylate deaminase, mitochondrial-like; this translates as MVSLPFQFSLPHSQFQKMGLDFLTKKPYSPPSWASHLNPIPSHTFSLGNLTTPIHKWNLPNLPNNTEVWLKRDDLSGVQLSGNKVRKLEFLLAEAVEQGADCIIIIGGIQSNHCRATAVAARYLNLDSYLILRTSKVSDQDPGLTGNLLVERLVGAHVELISETEYAKIGSVALTNQLKEKLISEGRKPYVIPVGGSNSLGTWGYIEAIREIEQQLETGNADLKFDDIVVPCGSGATVAGLSLGSWLSSLKAKVHAFSVCDDPDYFHDFVQSLLDGLEAGVDSRDIATIQNAKGMGYAISTQEELKFIKDIAAATGIVLDPVYSGKGAYGLLKDMSEHPEKWEGRKILFIHTGGLLGLYEKAEQMASLVGNWRRMDVPESVPREDGIGKMF